The proteins below come from a single Streptomyces spongiicola genomic window:
- a CDS encoding ABC transporter permease translates to MTRTVTRYLGLAWFLGGVGLHRLAAYRTDFVLGAGAFLVRVGIQTAVVGLVFRQVPAVGGWSYHEVLFLLGFSLLPRGLDHLFTDQLWELGRKLVQRGEFYRYLVRPVDPLFSLLSERFFHPDGLGELVVGAALVGYAGSELGLTLSPVQWALAPLLVLCGALLHTSVKLLFASLSFWTVTSMPAMYAANQVSEFSAYPLDIYHPSLKALLTWVLPFAFTAYVPCSYLLTGTTGLLGWLPVVTAGALALALSVWRRGVNRYEMTGS, encoded by the coding sequence ATGACGCGCACGGTGACGCGGTACCTGGGGCTGGCCTGGTTCCTGGGCGGGGTCGGGCTGCACCGGCTGGCGGCCTACCGCACGGACTTCGTACTCGGCGCGGGCGCCTTCCTGGTGCGGGTCGGCATCCAGACGGCGGTCGTCGGGCTCGTCTTCCGGCAGGTTCCCGCCGTGGGCGGCTGGTCGTACCACGAGGTGCTGTTCCTGCTGGGCTTCTCCCTGCTGCCGCGCGGGCTCGACCACCTCTTCACCGACCAGTTGTGGGAACTGGGCCGCAAACTCGTCCAGCGCGGCGAGTTCTACCGCTACCTCGTCAGGCCGGTCGACCCGCTGTTCTCCCTGCTGTCGGAGCGCTTCTTCCACCCCGACGGCCTCGGTGAACTCGTCGTCGGCGCCGCACTGGTGGGGTACGCGGGAAGCGAACTCGGCCTCACCCTCAGCCCGGTGCAGTGGGCGCTGGCGCCCCTGCTCGTGCTGTGCGGGGCACTGCTGCACACCTCGGTGAAGCTGCTCTTCGCCTCCCTGTCCTTCTGGACCGTGACGAGCATGCCCGCGATGTACGCGGCCAACCAGGTCTCGGAGTTCTCCGCCTACCCCCTGGACATCTACCACCCCTCGCTCAAGGCCCTGCTCACCTGGGTCCTGCCCTTCGCCTTCACCGCCTACGTGCCCTGCAGCTACCTGCTGACCGGCACCACCGGCCTGCTCGGCTGGCTGCCCGTGGTGACCGCCGGCGCCCTGGCACTGGCGCTGTCCGTCTGGCGCCGCGGCGTCAACCGATACGAGATGACCGGGAGTTGA
- a CDS encoding HAD-IIB family hydrolase, whose protein sequence is MHIIAFSFECGGFDNRLMRGGLSPLVWNLSREYAARGHRVSLVTPAHGHIPALRERFDVRKLDHRDEHTVPLVLDPKVWPGRPAEISLRLDTRAHLLRLDGVDVYLLSDAFLDLLPDRLYPPPASEGRDLAYLKPLVFQVGGLRFVQRYLADGPAVVHGFEPYYHYLLPAVLAGDDRYRTVSTVAANSPVTQKVYRPQVERLLELFGVRGPDLDALDGPPPAEDSPVATMARALAGTRMHVEYGPDHVGVFPLVVDGADLIDFVSSGQRDHYVTWQDTPFEALFRTLPVARRLRERPDRLLAGGCGIADSWLERAPEAVDRAAVRRSLGLTGSGPVFYHAARYAVHHKGQLELMRAVEEVLAGDPDVGFVIRCSTGGGGTPATVANAAFQQLADRYPGQLHLDWRLADEDTLFAQAVCADFCVFPSKFELDGFLIAQAEAMACGAVPIATAQRVTSHFGHQRPLDDPDATGFSVPGSFRDDDPGLARALAERIRQAVTVFRTAPDTYARLSGNARRLGRSFTWTRSADLRLAAYERLLRGERAQPPVGELVARGWLDALPPAAQAGHRDLVAREARERGDATALARALGCGVDELAAEDRERLLASAHLRGDFARCAELARWAGRPDWQARLADRFRLTGGPDGTSHVRYGHPEANRVDLVVEAPSAGAGRGAAEGAGVPAVCATAACAPGASAAAPATGASAVASPMAAPSTAGSSTAGSSTAVASPGAASTAVTGAGAAGTVASATGNRGAAPADPADPRAPLPALESVPETLASDEPAPSPAGAVLRPLTADGDGVFTGTLDGPPVGSHAVAMVTLRSGRVVWDTVPSRAPEFRLVATDLDGTLLRSDLTVSARTRRALERAIASGAHHLVVTGRPAVACREFLNALGYRGLAVCGQGAQLYDAGADRLLSSVSLDVDLARHVVERVEAELGRVELGVVTSPPESRFKVTAGFGERVRHGWDVTTEPGGLWTAPIDKLILHHPHVDEDRLTAVTRRLTGGEVTVVHSVKGMVEVLPAGIDKGTGAARAAELLGLTGADTVAFGDMPNDIPLLAWAARGVAVANAHHDLRAMADEVAPGNDEDGVAAVLERLFAPEGDRP, encoded by the coding sequence GTGCACATCATCGCCTTCTCCTTCGAGTGCGGCGGCTTCGACAACCGGCTGATGCGCGGCGGGCTGTCCCCGCTCGTGTGGAACCTCTCCCGCGAGTACGCCGCACGCGGCCACCGCGTCTCGCTCGTCACCCCCGCGCACGGTCACATACCGGCCCTGCGCGAGCGGTTCGACGTACGGAAACTCGATCACCGCGACGAGCACACGGTGCCGCTGGTGCTCGACCCCAAGGTGTGGCCGGGCCGGCCCGCGGAGATCAGCCTTCGCCTCGACACCCGCGCCCACCTGCTGCGCCTGGACGGCGTGGACGTGTACCTGCTGTCCGACGCCTTCCTGGACCTGCTGCCGGACCGGCTCTACCCGCCCCCGGCCTCGGAGGGCCGGGACCTGGCGTACCTCAAGCCGCTGGTCTTCCAGGTCGGCGGTCTTCGGTTCGTCCAGCGGTACCTGGCGGACGGCCCGGCCGTCGTCCACGGTTTCGAGCCCTACTACCACTACCTGCTGCCCGCGGTTCTCGCCGGCGACGACCGGTACCGGACGGTGAGCACGGTCGCCGCGAACTCCCCCGTGACGCAGAAGGTGTACCGGCCGCAGGTGGAGCGGCTGCTGGAGCTGTTCGGGGTGCGCGGCCCGGACCTCGACGCCCTCGACGGGCCGCCTCCCGCCGAGGACTCCCCCGTGGCCACGATGGCCCGGGCACTGGCCGGCACCCGGATGCACGTCGAGTACGGCCCGGACCACGTGGGCGTGTTCCCGCTGGTCGTCGACGGCGCGGATCTGATCGACTTCGTGTCCTCCGGTCAGCGCGACCACTACGTCACGTGGCAGGACACGCCGTTCGAAGCGCTGTTCCGGACGCTGCCCGTCGCCCGGCGGCTGCGCGAACGGCCTGACCGGCTGCTGGCCGGCGGTTGCGGCATCGCGGACAGCTGGCTGGAGCGCGCCCCGGAGGCGGTGGACCGGGCCGCGGTGCGCCGGTCGCTCGGCCTGACGGGGTCAGGTCCGGTCTTCTACCACGCCGCCCGCTACGCGGTGCACCACAAGGGACAGCTGGAGCTGATGCGGGCCGTGGAGGAGGTGCTGGCCGGCGATCCGGACGTGGGTTTCGTGATCCGCTGCTCGACCGGAGGCGGCGGTACCCCGGCGACGGTCGCGAACGCCGCGTTCCAGCAGCTCGCCGACCGGTATCCGGGGCAACTCCACCTGGACTGGCGGCTCGCCGACGAGGACACGCTGTTCGCGCAGGCCGTGTGCGCCGACTTCTGCGTGTTCCCCTCCAAGTTCGAGCTGGACGGCTTCCTCATCGCCCAGGCCGAGGCCATGGCCTGCGGGGCGGTGCCCATCGCCACCGCCCAGCGGGTCACCTCCCACTTCGGGCACCAGCGGCCCCTCGACGACCCGGACGCGACCGGGTTCTCGGTGCCCGGTTCCTTCCGCGACGACGACCCGGGGCTGGCCCGCGCCCTCGCCGAGCGAATACGCCAGGCCGTGACGGTCTTCCGCACGGCCCCCGACACCTATGCCCGGCTGTCGGGCAACGCCCGTCGCCTGGGCCGCTCGTTCACCTGGACGCGTAGCGCGGACCTGCGCCTGGCGGCCTACGAGCGTCTGCTGCGGGGCGAGCGGGCGCAGCCCCCGGTAGGCGAACTGGTGGCGCGCGGCTGGCTCGACGCGCTGCCGCCCGCCGCGCAGGCCGGGCACCGGGACCTGGTCGCACGGGAGGCGAGGGAACGCGGTGACGCCACCGCCCTCGCCCGCGCTCTCGGGTGCGGCGTCGACGAACTCGCGGCGGAGGACCGGGAGAGGCTGCTCGCATCGGCCCACCTCCGGGGGGACTTCGCGCGCTGTGCCGAACTGGCCCGGTGGGCGGGCCGCCCGGACTGGCAGGCCCGGCTCGCGGACCGTTTCCGGCTCACCGGCGGTCCGGACGGCACCTCGCACGTGCGGTACGGGCACCCCGAGGCGAACCGGGTCGATCTGGTGGTCGAGGCGCCCTCGGCAGGGGCGGGCCGGGGCGCGGCCGAGGGGGCCGGCGTCCCGGCCGTGTGCGCGACCGCGGCCTGCGCGCCCGGCGCTTCCGCCGCCGCCCCGGCGACCGGCGCGTCCGCGGTCGCCTCCCCCATGGCGGCCCCTTCCACGGCCGGCTCGTCCACGGCCGGATCATCCACAGCCGTCGCCTCACCGGGCGCCGCGTCCACCGCCGTCACGGGCGCCGGGGCGGCCGGAACCGTCGCCTCGGCCACGGGGAACCGGGGAGCGGCGCCTGCGGACCCGGCGGACCCGCGGGCGCCGCTCCCCGCGCTGGAATCGGTCCCCGAGACCCTCGCCTCCGACGAACCGGCCCCCTCCCCCGCCGGCGCCGTCCTCCGGCCGCTCACCGCGGACGGCGACGGCGTGTTCACCGGGACGCTGGACGGGCCGCCCGTCGGGAGCCACGCCGTCGCCATGGTGACCCTGCGCTCCGGCCGGGTCGTCTGGGACACCGTGCCGAGCCGCGCACCCGAGTTCCGGCTGGTGGCGACCGATCTCGACGGCACGTTGCTGCGCAGCGACCTGACGGTATCCGCGCGCACCCGCCGGGCACTGGAACGCGCCATCGCGTCCGGCGCCCACCACCTGGTGGTCACCGGGCGTCCCGCGGTGGCCTGCCGGGAGTTCCTGAACGCCCTCGGCTACCGGGGGCTGGCGGTCTGCGGCCAGGGCGCGCAGCTGTACGACGCGGGGGCCGACCGGCTGCTGTCCTCGGTGTCCCTGGACGTCGATCTCGCCCGTCACGTCGTCGAGCGGGTCGAGGCGGAACTGGGCCGGGTCGAGCTCGGCGTCGTCACCTCGCCGCCGGAGAGCCGGTTCAAGGTCACTGCGGGATTCGGGGAACGGGTCCGTCACGGCTGGGACGTGACCACCGAGCCCGGCGGGCTGTGGACCGCCCCCATCGACAAACTGATCCTGCACCACCCGCACGTCGACGAGGACCGGCTGACCGCCGTCACCCGGCGGCTGACGGGCGGTGAGGTGACCGTCGTGCACTCGGTCAAGGGCATGGTGGAGGTCCTGCCCGCGGGCATCGACAAGGGCACCGGTGCGGCCCGGGCCGCCGAACTGCTGGGCCTCACCGGCGCGGACACCGTCGCCTTCGGGGACATGCCCAACGACATCCCGCTGCTGGCCTGGGCCGCCCGCGGCGTGGCGGTGGCCAACGCCCACCACGACCTGCGGGCCATGGCCGACGAGGTCGCGCCGGGCAACGACGAGGACGGGGTCGCCGCGGTCCTCGAACGCCTCTTCGCGCCGGAGGGGGACCGTCCATGA
- a CDS encoding glycogen/starch synthase → MTEPPMHIIETYFECCGFDHTFLQGGTSVYLWNLSREFAARGHRVSLVTPAHGRLDDLRGRYEVEDLGYTDEYRLPLVLDPEVWHGFPAEVELPVRTTAHRIRLDGVDLYFLSNEHLDRLPDTFYPPYSAKGSDLVFFKPLVFQVDSVRFLRHWFGRERAIVHAHEPFYHYLLPAALRDDPTKHVVSTVQSNMPITKKVYGPEVRRLLELLGTPAVLPREDPPARPDLEAVRQYQQLTHLHYEYPPDHVAVYRLVLENADLVDFLSPGQLDFYASFRDTPFETLFAELPLAEAVRENAHKMFVGGCAISDRWLAWDPHEVDRAEVLAGLGLDPALPTFFHNARYALHHKGQLELMRAVDRVLGDGLAANFVVRCISGAPLDDPYFSEVAERHRGRLHLESRRVDERRVFEYASAADFCLFPSKFEMDTFLIAQGEAMVCGAVPIATAQEGMAHFLHARPEPETTGLAVNRSFAEDDPLLTAALVARIREAVTLWSEDPARHRELSERAAALARRFTWEHCADLHLAAFRRLWRGEPAELPAERALRHGWFGLLKNEEITEEAALAHGDLAAYARRSPVGTPVARRFFHAAWERADFPACERIVERFPTAVTAEEVRNLRGRCSVTGDGTLVYRLPHAERVELVTPAPRGPAARALPEVRELRRTGAGAFEGPPPSAGSRLLLTLSSGRVTWDEARHG, encoded by the coding sequence GTGACCGAGCCCCCGATGCACATCATCGAGACCTACTTCGAATGCTGCGGCTTCGACCACACCTTCCTGCAGGGCGGCACCTCGGTGTACCTGTGGAACCTGTCCCGGGAGTTCGCCGCCCGCGGGCACCGGGTCTCCCTCGTCACCCCCGCGCACGGCAGGCTCGACGACCTGCGCGGCAGGTACGAGGTCGAGGACCTCGGCTACACGGACGAGTACCGCCTGCCGCTGGTGCTGGACCCGGAGGTGTGGCACGGATTCCCCGCCGAGGTCGAGCTGCCCGTGCGCACCACCGCGCACCGCATCCGCCTCGACGGCGTGGACCTGTACTTCCTCTCCAACGAGCACCTCGACCGGCTCCCGGACACCTTCTATCCGCCCTACTCGGCCAAAGGCTCCGACCTGGTCTTCTTCAAGCCGCTGGTCTTCCAGGTGGACAGCGTGCGCTTCCTGCGCCACTGGTTCGGCCGGGAGCGGGCGATCGTCCACGCCCACGAGCCCTTCTACCACTACCTGCTGCCGGCCGCGCTGCGCGACGACCCGACGAAGCACGTCGTCAGCACGGTGCAGAGCAACATGCCGATCACCAAGAAGGTCTACGGTCCCGAGGTCCGCCGGCTGCTCGAGCTGCTCGGCACACCGGCCGTCCTCCCGCGAGAGGACCCGCCCGCAAGGCCGGACCTGGAAGCGGTGCGCCAGTACCAGCAACTGACCCATCTGCACTACGAGTACCCGCCCGACCACGTGGCCGTCTACCGACTGGTCCTGGAGAACGCCGATCTGGTCGACTTCCTCTCGCCCGGCCAGCTCGACTTCTACGCCTCCTTCCGGGACACCCCCTTCGAGACGCTCTTCGCCGAACTGCCCCTGGCGGAGGCCGTGCGGGAGAACGCGCACAAGATGTTCGTCGGGGGCTGCGCGATATCCGACCGGTGGCTCGCCTGGGACCCGCACGAGGTGGACCGGGCGGAGGTGCTGGCGGGCCTCGGACTGGACCCCGCGCTGCCCACCTTCTTCCACAACGCGCGCTACGCCCTGCACCACAAGGGACAGCTGGAGCTGATGCGCGCCGTCGACCGGGTGCTGGGCGACGGCCTGGCCGCGAACTTCGTGGTGCGCTGCATCTCCGGCGCCCCGCTCGACGACCCCTACTTCAGCGAGGTCGCCGAACGGCATCGGGGCCGGCTGCACCTGGAGTCTCGGCGGGTGGACGAGCGGCGGGTGTTCGAGTACGCGTCGGCCGCCGACTTCTGCCTGTTCCCCTCCAAGTTCGAGATGGACACCTTCCTCATCGCCCAGGGCGAGGCGATGGTCTGCGGTGCGGTGCCCATCGCCACCGCACAGGAGGGCATGGCGCACTTCCTGCACGCCCGGCCCGAGCCGGAGACCACCGGGCTCGCCGTCAACCGCTCCTTCGCGGAGGACGACCCGCTGCTCACCGCCGCGCTCGTCGCGCGCATCCGTGAGGCGGTGACGCTGTGGTCCGAGGACCCGGCCCGCCACCGGGAGCTGTCGGAGCGCGCGGCGGCCCTCGCCCGGCGGTTCACCTGGGAGCACTGCGCGGACCTGCACCTCGCCGCGTTCCGCCGCCTGTGGCGGGGCGAGCCGGCCGAGCTGCCGGCCGAACGGGCCCTGCGGCACGGCTGGTTCGGCCTCCTGAAGAACGAGGAGATCACCGAGGAGGCGGCGCTCGCCCATGGCGACCTGGCGGCGTACGCGCGCCGCTCTCCCGTCGGCACCCCGGTCGCCCGGAGGTTCTTCCACGCGGCGTGGGAGCGCGCCGACTTCCCGGCCTGCGAACGGATCGTGGAGCGCTTCCCCACCGCCGTGACCGCCGAGGAGGTGCGAAACCTGCGCGGGCGGTGCTCGGTCACCGGCGACGGCACCCTGGTGTACCGGCTGCCGCACGCCGAGCGGGTGGAACTGGTGACCCCGGCACCCCGCGGCCCGGCGGCACGGGCACTGCCCGAGGTACGGGAGCTGCGCCGCACCGGGGCCGGCGCGTTCGAGGGACCGCCGCCGTCGGCGGGATCCCGGCTGCTGCTGACGCTGTCCTCCGGCCGGGTCACCTGGGACGAGGCCCGTCATGGCTGA
- a CDS encoding phosphotransferase, whose translation MIRNDDLGPLLRAAPWMPEDGRRAERFECVDHALLGTAARLLIVAAVGGPAAGRRYFVPVRSAPTPTGTEEAHGSAEFEPAVLDALSAGLRLPTARGGHVLFRGAGLTARSVRPLPFERGWSSNVLSLVENDGTPYVHKTYRRLDGTVREPELLRLMNRTGRTPDWAGDYTYTDPADGTRHPLGVFYRYAPGDGIDLPLRHSMRSLWPKVTDGRTPGDLDDLVRTHLRPLAENLRDAGRFLTGFHRDLAGRLGRGPVPPYPVREVLSRATVRAAELASADIALPTAPRTAAFAALRRESTALRDAFDTAPAGFPSGPCHGDLHLSHLLCRPRDDGGWSMNVIDMSTPALGPGEPGWAAQSPVQDLVAVQRALEYFTADEAAFESARRLGADSSETMRGALDGAGDWRPGPRAELRLVFHAADVWRAHVLRLFLGRTADDPLRRLLYLGRLLHELAYNIDHARPYHAAIDLRHALALGARPPAPTLPART comes from the coding sequence ATGATACGAAACGACGATCTCGGCCCCTTACTGCGCGCCGCCCCCTGGATGCCCGAGGACGGCCGGCGGGCCGAGCGCTTCGAGTGCGTCGACCACGCGCTGCTCGGCACCGCCGCCCGGCTGCTGATCGTGGCCGCCGTGGGCGGACCGGCCGCGGGACGGCGCTACTTCGTCCCGGTGCGGTCCGCGCCCACACCGACCGGCACCGAGGAGGCCCACGGCAGCGCCGAGTTCGAGCCGGCCGTGCTGGACGCGCTCAGCGCCGGGCTCCGCCTGCCCACCGCGCGCGGCGGCCACGTGCTCTTCCGCGGCGCGGGACTGACGGCGCGCTCGGTGCGCCCGCTGCCGTTCGAGCGGGGCTGGTCCTCCAACGTGCTGTCCCTGGTGGAGAACGACGGGACGCCCTACGTCCACAAGACCTACCGGCGGCTGGACGGGACCGTCCGGGAACCGGAACTGCTGCGCCTGATGAACCGGACCGGCCGCACCCCCGACTGGGCCGGCGACTACACCTACACCGACCCCGCGGACGGCACTCGCCACCCCCTGGGCGTGTTCTACCGGTACGCGCCCGGGGACGGGATCGACCTGCCGCTGCGGCACAGCATGCGGTCCCTGTGGCCGAAGGTGACCGACGGCCGGACCCCCGGCGACCTCGACGACCTCGTACGGACCCATCTGCGCCCGCTGGCGGAGAACCTGCGTGACGCCGGGCGCTTCCTGACCGGCTTCCACCGCGACCTCGCCGGCCGGCTCGGCCGAGGCCCCGTACCGCCGTACCCGGTCCGGGAGGTGCTGTCCCGGGCCACCGTCCGGGCGGCCGAACTGGCCTCGGCGGACATCGCCCTGCCCACGGCCCCGCGCACCGCAGCCTTCGCGGCCCTGCGGCGGGAGAGCACCGCGCTGCGCGACGCCTTCGACACCGCCCCGGCGGGGTTCCCCTCCGGGCCGTGCCACGGCGACCTGCACCTGTCCCACCTGCTGTGCCGGCCGCGCGACGACGGCGGCTGGTCGATGAACGTCATCGACATGTCCACCCCCGCCCTCGGCCCCGGCGAGCCGGGCTGGGCCGCGCAGTCACCGGTGCAGGACCTCGTCGCCGTCCAGCGCGCTCTGGAGTACTTCACCGCCGACGAGGCGGCCTTCGAGAGCGCACGGCGCCTCGGCGCCGACTCCTCCGAGACCATGCGGGGCGCGCTGGACGGCGCCGGCGACTGGCGGCCGGGGCCGCGCGCCGAGCTGCGCCTGGTCTTCCACGCCGCCGACGTCTGGCGGGCGCACGTGCTGCGGCTGTTCCTCGGACGAACGGCGGACGACCCCCTGCGCCGGCTGCTGTACCTGGGCCGGCTGCTGCACGAACTCGCCTACAACATCGACCACGCCCGTCCCTACCACGCCGCGATCGACCTGCGCCACGCCCTCGCGCTCGGCGCCCGCCCCCCGGCCCCGACCCTGCCAGCAAGGACGTGA
- a CDS encoding carbohydrate kinase family protein translates to MSLSPYDVLVVGGAGVDTVVRVEKLEVPPGDSLHVPPVLDYVAHTGNGVALGWHALGLATGFIDFLGDDPQGHAVLAAYAERGLDFSHVVSPHGTPRGVNLVDAQGRRFSFYDSRHPEDLRLPRAFYLPHLERARHVHLSIVGHNRDLYEDIHRLGVTSSTDLHDWDGVNPHHLTYALSSDYVFMSAAAVHDRLDKVLHRIVGEGRARFVVATDGADGCHVLVRGEARARHFPAVRPERPVVDSNGAGDAFVTAFLHAHLEGRPMEECVLAGSVSGAFACGAAGTHTEFIDLPGLRAACARAGTAE, encoded by the coding sequence ATGAGCCTGTCCCCCTACGACGTCCTGGTGGTCGGCGGAGCCGGTGTGGACACCGTCGTCCGCGTCGAGAAGCTGGAGGTTCCCCCGGGCGACTCCCTGCACGTGCCCCCCGTGCTCGACTACGTGGCGCACACCGGCAACGGTGTGGCTCTCGGCTGGCACGCCCTGGGCCTCGCCACCGGGTTCATCGACTTCCTCGGCGACGACCCGCAGGGCCACGCGGTGCTCGCCGCGTACGCCGAGCGCGGCCTCGACTTCAGCCACGTGGTGTCCCCGCACGGCACCCCGCGCGGCGTCAACCTGGTCGACGCGCAGGGCCGCCGCTTCTCCTTCTACGACTCCCGGCACCCGGAGGACCTGCGGCTGCCCCGCGCCTTCTACCTCCCCCACCTGGAGCGGGCGCGCCATGTGCACCTCTCGATCGTCGGACACAACCGCGACCTGTACGAGGACATCCACCGGCTCGGGGTGACCAGCTCCACCGACCTGCACGACTGGGACGGCGTCAACCCCCACCACCTCACCTACGCCCTGTCCTCCGACTACGTCTTCATGAGCGCCGCGGCCGTCCACGACCGGCTCGACAAGGTCCTGCACCGCATCGTCGGCGAGGGCCGGGCCCGCTTCGTCGTGGCCACCGACGGAGCGGACGGCTGCCATGTGCTCGTGCGGGGCGAGGCCAGGGCGCGCCACTTCCCGGCGGTGCGCCCGGAGCGGCCGGTCGTCGATTCCAACGGGGCCGGCGACGCCTTCGTCACCGCCTTCCTCCACGCCCACCTCGAGGGGCGGCCGATGGAGGAGTGCGTGCTGGCGGGGTCGGTGTCCGGGGCCTTCGCCTGCGGTGCCGCCGGCACCCACACCGAGTTCATCGACCTGCCCGGCCTGCGCGCGGCCTGCGCACGCGCCGGGACGGCGGAGTAG
- a CDS encoding sugar phosphate nucleotidyltransferase, protein MAERAGVRAVLLAGGEGRRMGPLGEGRLKPLVPYGGACRLIDFSLANARASGLGEVLLLSQYEERRLMDDLHRVWNRDPGFRVHFGPYDDAYRAAGAALPRELPERTWPAERGTADALIRKAGHVFGGGREQVLVLHADHVYRFDYRPLIAEHRASRAALTVAYQRIERRWVHLFGMVRFDRAGRLTEFVEKPAEPTSDLVFAAFCVFDAAVLRRYLEKLDGTDWQHDISRDVIPAMLAAGEDIRGHEVAGHWEDIGTVERYHRAHLMLAAGGPRAGLPVERMPRTVRPGVDRGWVGDSLGVVASLVPADLVNEGRVEHSVLFPGVTVGADARVRRSVLLPGATIRPGQDIDSAVVLENGHVQRVEDTAAVTEGTRT, encoded by the coding sequence ATGGCTGAGCGGGCAGGAGTGCGCGCGGTGCTGCTGGCGGGCGGCGAGGGGCGGCGCATGGGACCGCTGGGCGAGGGCCGTCTGAAGCCGCTCGTCCCGTACGGGGGTGCCTGCCGCCTGATCGACTTCAGTCTCGCCAACGCGCGCGCCTCGGGACTGGGGGAAGTGCTGCTGCTGTCCCAGTACGAGGAACGCCGGCTGATGGACGACCTGCACCGGGTGTGGAACCGGGACCCGGGCTTCCGGGTGCACTTCGGACCGTACGACGACGCCTACCGGGCCGCGGGCGCCGCGCTCCCCCGCGAACTGCCCGAACGCACCTGGCCGGCCGAGCGCGGCACGGCGGACGCCCTGATCCGCAAGGCCGGGCACGTCTTCGGCGGCGGCCGCGAACAGGTCCTGGTCCTGCACGCCGACCACGTCTACCGGTTCGACTACCGGCCGCTGATCGCGGAGCACCGGGCCTCCCGCGCCGCCCTGACCGTCGCCTACCAGCGGATCGAGCGGCGCTGGGTCCACCTGTTCGGCATGGTGCGCTTCGACCGCGCCGGCCGGCTCACCGAGTTCGTGGAGAAGCCCGCCGAACCGACCAGCGACCTGGTCTTCGCCGCGTTCTGCGTCTTCGACGCCGCGGTGCTGCGCCGCTACCTCGAGAAGCTGGACGGCACCGACTGGCAGCACGACATCAGCCGGGACGTCATCCCCGCGATGCTCGCGGCCGGCGAGGACATCCGCGGCCACGAGGTCGCCGGCCACTGGGAGGACATCGGCACCGTCGAGCGCTACCACCGGGCCCACCTGATGCTCGCGGCCGGCGGGCCACGGGCCGGGCTCCCCGTCGAACGGATGCCCAGGACCGTGCGCCCCGGGGTGGACCGCGGCTGGGTGGGCGACTCCCTGGGCGTGGTCGCCTCGTTGGTCCCGGCGGACCTCGTCAACGAAGGCCGGGTGGAGCACAGCGTGCTCTTCCCGGGCGTCACCGTCGGGGCGGACGCCCGGGTCAGGCGCAGCGTGCTGCTGCCGGGTGCCACGATCCGCCCCGGACAGGACATCGACTCGGCGGTGGTCCTGGAGAACGGACACGTGCAGCGGGTCGAGGACACCGCCGCCGTCACGGAAGGAACCCGTACATGA
- a CDS encoding ABC transporter permease produces MTARLRRYTPFATSGLQSLLQYRSMFAMTAMTAAAGAAVTVFLWRAVYEGTPGRGPGGFTVSDITTYLLVAQILQVLHTNRVDDEVAAEVYRGDVAVMLVRPVSYPVMRFFACLPVVGANAVLVGLPVLGLFALLVPLSVPRPADVLLFAVSTALSVLLAFCVNLLTGMTGFLTTNTWGVRMVKQSVVAFFAGQLVPIALMPGPLAAVAKALPFRGMVDGPLTLLLGRYDGWTDAAGLLAQQVGWAAALSLLCAVLWRAAMGRLEVLGG; encoded by the coding sequence GTGACCGCCCGCCTGCGCCGCTACACGCCGTTCGCCACCAGTGGCCTGCAGTCGCTGCTGCAGTACCGCTCGATGTTCGCGATGACCGCGATGACCGCGGCCGCCGGCGCGGCGGTGACCGTCTTCCTGTGGCGCGCGGTGTACGAGGGCACGCCCGGCCGCGGACCCGGGGGCTTCACCGTGTCCGACATCACCACCTACCTGCTGGTGGCCCAGATCCTGCAGGTGCTGCACACCAACCGGGTGGACGACGAGGTCGCGGCCGAGGTGTACCGGGGGGACGTCGCGGTGATGCTCGTGCGTCCCGTGAGCTACCCGGTGATGCGGTTCTTCGCCTGCCTGCCGGTCGTGGGGGCCAACGCCGTCCTGGTCGGCCTGCCGGTCCTCGGCCTGTTCGCCCTGCTCGTCCCGCTGAGCGTGCCCCGCCCGGCCGATGTGCTGCTGTTCGCCGTCTCCACCGCCCTGTCGGTGCTGCTGGCGTTCTGCGTGAACCTGCTGACCGGCATGACCGGCTTCCTCACCACCAACACATGGGGGGTGCGGATGGTCAAGCAGAGCGTCGTGGCCTTCTTCGCCGGGCAGCTCGTGCCCATCGCGCTCATGCCCGGCCCGCTGGCCGCGGTCGCGAAGGCCCTGCCCTTCCGCGGGATGGTCGACGGTCCGCTGACCCTGCTGCTCGGCCGCTACGACGGCTGGACGGACGCCGCCGGGCTGCTCGCCCAGCAAGTGGGCTGGGCGGCCGCGCTGTCGCTGCTGTGCGCCGTGCTGTGGCGCGCGGCCATGGGACGGCTGGAGGTGCTCGGCGGATGA